ATGATGAAGCGCTTCGTGATGAATTGAACAAGGCTTTCTATAAAGATCGTTTAGATGAGCTAGAAGTTGAAACGGAAGAAGGTCTAGTTGATAACCAACAGGAGCTGATTGCTGATCTTAAGCAGTCTCTTCTTGATGATATTCCAGCAGAAAAGGCGACCAAGAAGACGCAGATTTCAACCGCTGTTGTGGTTGTGCCGTCTGTGCTGATGGTAATCGCGCTTAGTTACGGTATGTACTTTCAATTTGGTGCGATGGACAAGGTTCAGCACTGGCAACAAGTGAGTGCAAATCTACCGGCTTTGTCTAAGAAGTTGATGTCTGCAGAGGGCAGTGCGCTGACGGATGATGAGTTGGAAGACTTAACGCTTGCACTTCGTACCCGTCTGCATTATCAGCCTAAAGATTCGACGGGTTGGTTATTGTTAGGTCGTATCGCGCTAGCAAACCGCGATGCGCAAACGGCAATCGATGCAATGGAGCGCGCTTATAAGCTTGAACCAAATAACGAAGATGTTCAGTTAGGGTTTGCACAAGCTTTGATGCTATCTCCAGATGAAGCGGAACAGAACCAAGCTCGCCTACTACTGAGTCGTTTGGTGCAGAAGGACTATGTCGACTTGCGTGTGTTCTCACTATTAGCGTTTGATGCATTTGAGCGTCAAGACTACCCGTCAGCGGTGAAATACTGGAGCATCATGCAACAGATGATCGGTCCTCAAGACAGCCGTTACGAGATGTTATCGCGCAGCATCGAAAGTGCTCAGAAAAAAATGGGTAACTTGATGGGCGTAGCGGAAGGTAAGAGCGTTGCTGTCACTCTAAATCTGGGTGAACAAGTTAATGCCGATCCTGATG
The Vibrio pelagius genome window above contains:
- the ccmI gene encoding c-type cytochrome biogenesis protein CcmI, with amino-acid sequence MTLFWISTIILSFAAVVLIVLPFVNKKANNDEALRDELNKAFYKDRLDELEVETEEGLVDNQQELIADLKQSLLDDIPAEKATKKTQISTAVVVVPSVLMVIALSYGMYFQFGAMDKVQHWQQVSANLPALSKKLMSAEGSALTDDELEDLTLALRTRLHYQPKDSTGWLLLGRIALANRDAQTAIDAMERAYKLEPNNEDVQLGFAQALMLSPDEAEQNQARLLLSRLVQKDYVDLRVFSLLAFDAFERQDYPSAVKYWSIMQQMIGPQDSRYEMLSRSIESAQKKMGNLMGVAEGKSVAVTLNLGEQVNADPDAVLIVSVHRADGSPMPVAAARYPLGAFPRTVVLDDGNSMMEGIKLSSLESLMVRARLDTDGNVATREGDWYGESEVVELGSPVTLSIDQQY